A single genomic interval of Lentimicrobium saccharophilum harbors:
- a CDS encoding acetyltransferase — translation MKKEEIVLFGGGGHCRSVIDVIESEDRFHIAGIVDQEVMLHEKISGYEVIANDDDIPLLAKQYKNFFITIGHIRNSRPRWKLYDKLVASNCHLPVIISPKAHVSGRARLGPGTVVMPFVMVNSGAEIGPNCILNTSCIIEHDTIVGFNNHISTGSIINGNCLIGDNNFIGTNSTILNNITIGDDNLIGAAAVLVKSIGNNHKYFGNPASVIGRTYV, via the coding sequence ATGAAAAAAGAAGAAATTGTACTATTTGGGGGGGGCGGCCATTGCAGATCGGTCATTGATGTGATTGAGAGTGAAGACCGGTTTCACATAGCCGGGATAGTAGATCAGGAGGTGATGCTGCATGAAAAAATATCAGGTTATGAAGTGATTGCCAATGATGACGATATTCCCTTACTGGCAAAGCAATACAAAAATTTTTTCATAACTATCGGTCATATAAGAAACTCCCGGCCACGCTGGAAACTCTACGATAAACTGGTGGCCAGTAATTGCCATCTCCCTGTAATCATTTCACCCAAAGCCCATGTTTCAGGCAGGGCCAGGCTGGGGCCCGGCACTGTTGTAATGCCTTTTGTGATGGTAAATTCAGGCGCTGAAATCGGCCCGAACTGCATATTAAATACTTCCTGCATTATTGAGCATGACACGATTGTGGGTTTCAATAACCACATCTCAACCGGGAGTATTATTAACGGCAACTGCCTGATCGGGGACAATAACTTCATAGGTACCAATTCGACCATTCTCAATAACATCACGATCGGAGATGACAACCTGATCGGAGCGGCTGCTGTTCTTGTTAAAAGCATTGGCAATAATCACAAATATTTCGGCAATCCCGCATCTGTTATCGGACGAACTTATGTTTAG
- the neuB gene encoding N-acetylneuraminate synthase, whose amino-acid sequence MFRTIIIAEAGVNHNGNLQLAEQLIEAAARAGADFVKFQTFRAANLVTASAEKAAYQKANEGIAAGESQLQMLTKLELDKEAHLHLIRHCKKHNIKFLSTAFDLESIDLLNELGIELFKIPSGEITNLPLLRKIAGSGKPVVLSTGMATIEEIGDAIDVLKRNGTPSDHITVLHCTTEYPAPLEEVNLKAMHSIRETFKVKTGYSDHTKGIVIPIAAAALGATIIEKHFTISRDLPGPDHKASLEPDELAAMVAAIRNVEKALGSGIKAPTVSELRNIAAARKSIHLSKNLPAGHALTNEDLVMKRPGDGISPMLLDTIIGKKLKTDLKADTQLKPEHLL is encoded by the coding sequence ATGTTTAGGACCATCATCATCGCTGAAGCCGGTGTTAACCACAATGGCAACCTCCAACTTGCCGAGCAGCTGATTGAAGCTGCAGCCAGGGCTGGCGCTGATTTCGTGAAATTCCAGACCTTCAGGGCTGCAAATCTTGTAACAGCAAGCGCTGAGAAAGCCGCTTACCAAAAGGCAAACGAGGGCATTGCTGCAGGCGAGTCGCAGCTTCAGATGCTGACCAAACTTGAACTTGACAAGGAAGCCCATCTTCACTTAATCAGACATTGTAAAAAACATAACATCAAATTCCTTTCGACGGCATTTGACCTTGAAAGCATAGACCTCCTGAATGAGTTGGGCATTGAGTTGTTCAAAATACCTTCGGGTGAAATCACCAACCTCCCCTTATTGCGCAAAATTGCAGGATCAGGAAAACCTGTGGTCCTGTCCACGGGGATGGCAACCATCGAAGAGATTGGTGATGCCATAGACGTTCTGAAACGAAACGGAACCCCCTCCGATCATATCACTGTATTGCACTGCACTACTGAATATCCCGCGCCGCTGGAAGAAGTAAACCTGAAGGCCATGCATTCAATAAGGGAAACTTTTAAAGTAAAAACCGGGTACTCCGATCACACAAAGGGCATAGTAATCCCCATTGCGGCAGCCGCCCTTGGAGCAACAATCATAGAAAAGCACTTTACCATCAGCCGCGATCTGCCCGGCCCTGATCACAAGGCTTCACTTGAGCCTGATGAACTCGCAGCAATGGTTGCTGCCATCAGAAACGTTGAAAAAGCCCTGGGATCCGGCATCAAGGCACCAACTGTTTCGGAACTCAGAAATATAGCGGCGGCCCGTAAAAGTATACATCTGTCCAAAAACCTTCCCGCCGGGCATGCACTTACAAATGAGGACCTGGTTATGAAACGGCCGGGCGACGGAATCAGTCCGATGCTGCTGGACACCATTATCGGGAAGAAATTAAAAACAGACCTGAAGGCTGATACACAATTAAAACCTGAGCACCTGCTGTGA
- the neuC gene encoding UDP-N-acetylglucosamine 2-epimerase translates to MKIAVLTSSRADYGIYLPLLRAMEADPFFDLHLIVFGSHLSDAFGYTVELIEKDGFTIDHRIEVMPADDSPGEISAAIGKTTQAFSQIWAQSEYDLVFALGDRFEMFAAVVSGVPFNIRFGHIHGGETTLGAIDDAFRHSITLMASIHFACAEAYKERIIQIRGDKNLVFNTGALSIDLLKSCELMKQEEFMERFGVDLNQPTILSTLHPETVSYERNIVLAETFAEALLHLPGFQLVITMPNADTFGKVIREKLQQLKQLRKGVHLFENLGSIGYLSCMKYSKMLIGNTSSGFYDASYFPKWVINLGNRQKGRIRTPNIIDLEFNPVSIAETARKIAGLPVPEFEPVYGKGDAAAKMIKILKNEFTTH, encoded by the coding sequence GTGAAAATCGCTGTTCTTACCAGTTCGCGGGCCGATTATGGAATCTATCTCCCTTTACTGAGAGCCATGGAAGCTGATCCCTTTTTTGACCTGCACCTCATTGTCTTTGGCTCTCACTTATCAGACGCATTCGGCTATACCGTTGAACTGATCGAAAAGGATGGTTTTACCATCGATCACCGCATTGAAGTTATGCCGGCCGATGACAGTCCCGGTGAGATTTCCGCTGCAATCGGAAAAACCACACAGGCATTCAGTCAGATATGGGCACAAAGTGAATATGATCTGGTTTTTGCTCTCGGAGACCGGTTCGAAATGTTTGCCGCCGTTGTATCGGGTGTACCTTTCAATATCCGCTTCGGGCATATTCACGGGGGAGAAACGACCCTCGGAGCCATTGATGACGCATTCCGGCATTCGATTACCCTGATGGCGTCTATCCATTTTGCCTGTGCTGAAGCCTATAAAGAGCGAATCATCCAGATCAGGGGAGATAAGAACCTTGTTTTCAACACCGGGGCACTCAGCATCGACCTGCTGAAATCCTGTGAATTGATGAAACAGGAAGAATTCATGGAACGCTTCGGTGTGGATCTTAATCAGCCAACAATCTTGTCAACCCTGCATCCTGAGACTGTTTCATACGAAAGAAATATCGTGCTGGCCGAAACTTTTGCGGAAGCTTTGCTGCACCTCCCCGGTTTTCAGCTGGTCATCACCATGCCGAATGCCGACACCTTCGGAAAGGTAATCCGGGAAAAACTGCAACAACTAAAACAACTCAGAAAGGGGGTACACCTTTTCGAGAACCTGGGATCCATTGGATATCTAAGTTGCATGAAGTACTCCAAAATGCTGATTGGGAATACATCCAGCGGATTTTATGATGCCTCCTACTTCCCGAAGTGGGTCATCAACCTGGGTAACAGGCAAAAAGGAAGGATCAGAACCCCAAACATCATCGACCTTGAATTTAACCCCGTTTCCATTGCAGAAACCGCACGAAAGATCGCCGGCCTCCCTGTCCCGGAGTTCGAGCCGGTTTACGGCAAAGGAGATGCTGCGGCAAAAATGATCAAAATACTTAAAAATGAGTTTACCACACATTGA
- a CDS encoding CatB-related O-acetyltransferase translates to MKHFLWVTLQRLLNPSCTIHAAGLCRHVKLGQGVTIGHGSHICAGRIGKYTYINKYCLIDRNTASIGNFCSIAYGVKIGLGNHPVSWVSTHPFAYDSKYGFVKTNKAFTGQVSEPCVIGHDVWIGANAVILAGVNVGNGAIIGANSLVNKDVEPYSIVAGSPARHIRYRFDEKIIAELQQTAWWEWEDAKIRSRIQEFDNPEAIIRNMSDQANG, encoded by the coding sequence ATGAAGCATTTCCTCTGGGTTACCCTTCAGCGCCTGCTCAATCCCTCCTGCACCATTCATGCGGCAGGTTTATGCCGTCATGTGAAGCTCGGGCAGGGCGTTACTATTGGCCATGGATCTCATATCTGCGCAGGTCGTATCGGCAAATACACCTACATCAACAAATATTGCCTGATCGACAGGAATACCGCCTCCATCGGAAATTTCTGCTCCATTGCATACGGAGTAAAGATTGGGCTGGGCAACCATCCGGTGAGTTGGGTGAGCACCCACCCTTTTGCCTATGACAGCAAATACGGATTTGTTAAAACCAATAAGGCTTTCACCGGACAGGTATCAGAACCATGTGTGATCGGGCATGATGTCTGGATCGGGGCCAACGCGGTGATTCTGGCCGGAGTAAATGTGGGTAACGGCGCCATTATCGGGGCCAATTCGCTGGTGAACAAAGATGTTGAACCATACAGCATCGTTGCAGGAAGTCCGGCCAGACATATCCGGTACCGCTTCGACGAAAAAATCATAGCAGAATTGCAGCAAACTGCATGGTGGGAATGGGAGGATGCAAAAATCAGGTCCCGGATTCAGGAATTCGACAATCCGGAAGCCATTATCAGGAATATGAGTGATCAAGCAAACGGCTGA
- a CDS encoding NAD(P)H-dependent glycerol-3-phosphate dehydrogenase, producing the protein MPESVHICIAGAGTLGTALGHILAAKPGLDVSLLSIEEPVVYDINSKHINPAYFPMIRLAPGLKATTDNTVLRKADVVFVAIPSVAVVPYITGIKEWLKPDALLVNLAKGFGNDNKTIVENLLEITGNPVCTLKGPTFAREMINHIPTAMTVGAESETIYFQLNQIFSGTTIYTDFSTDIKGVETLSILKNIYAILIGIVDAHFDSPNLRFLIFTKAFDEMRRVLLYYGGREETLFRYCGIGDFGLTALNDLSRNRTLGLLIGKGYFTSGISDKVVLEGKISVNIFVSELQRLGMPEKDYFLMNELNKVFNGSYKISLFVSRLLDHSYS; encoded by the coding sequence ATGCCGGAATCAGTCCACATCTGCATCGCCGGAGCCGGAACCCTGGGAACGGCGCTTGGCCATATCCTGGCGGCCAAGCCCGGTCTCGATGTCTCCCTGCTCTCAATAGAAGAACCCGTTGTTTATGATATCAATTCAAAGCATATCAATCCGGCTTATTTTCCGATGATCCGACTGGCCCCCGGCCTGAAAGCCACCACGGACAACACTGTTCTGAGAAAGGCTGATGTTGTATTTGTTGCAATTCCATCCGTTGCCGTTGTTCCTTATATCACAGGCATCAAAGAATGGCTCAAACCCGACGCGCTTCTGGTAAACCTGGCCAAGGGATTCGGTAATGACAACAAGACCATTGTCGAAAACCTGCTTGAAATTACAGGCAATCCGGTATGCACCCTGAAAGGGCCAACCTTCGCCAGGGAAATGATTAACCATATCCCGACCGCCATGACGGTGGGTGCAGAAAGCGAAACGATTTACTTTCAATTGAATCAGATTTTCAGCGGGACAACTATATACACTGATTTTTCCACCGATATCAAAGGCGTGGAAACCCTGAGCATCCTGAAGAATATTTATGCCATTCTTATTGGTATTGTTGATGCGCATTTCGACTCTCCCAATCTGAGGTTTCTTATTTTTACCAAAGCCTTTGATGAAATGCGCAGGGTGCTGCTTTATTACGGAGGCCGGGAGGAGACATTGTTCAGGTATTGCGGTATAGGTGATTTCGGACTTACCGCCCTGAACGACCTCAGCCGCAACCGTACCCTGGGACTGCTTATCGGAAAGGGCTATTTTACGAGTGGTATCTCTGATAAGGTTGTGCTGGAAGGGAAAATTTCAGTCAATATCTTTGTTAGTGAACTGCAAAGGTTGGGGATGCCGGAGAAGGATTATTTCCTGATGAACGAACTGAACAAGGTATTTAACGGCTCTTACAAAATCTCATTGTTTGTCAGCCGTTTGCTTGATCACTCATATTCCTGA
- a CDS encoding KdsC family phosphatase produces MVDDIRIVLSDVDGVWTDRKIYIGEDGCHLRAYSTEDSIGVVLLKIMQLPLVILTGEDNNSLKHRMERLKVAHIYTGVRNKLYIAEQALKKFDLTLSQAAFVGDDLNDLPLIRAAGFSAVPANAMQLLKENAALTLSKTSGNGVFREFCEEIARKKGIFNQVIDEYTRNITKFKY; encoded by the coding sequence ATGGTGGATGATATCAGAATCGTACTTTCAGACGTTGACGGTGTGTGGACCGACAGAAAGATTTATATAGGGGAAGACGGGTGCCATTTAAGGGCATACTCAACCGAAGACAGTATTGGCGTAGTTTTGCTTAAGATTATGCAACTTCCATTGGTTATTCTGACGGGAGAAGACAATAATAGCCTGAAACACAGAATGGAACGCCTGAAAGTCGCACACATCTATACCGGCGTGAGAAACAAACTATACATAGCGGAACAGGCATTAAAAAAGTTTGACCTCACCCTTTCTCAGGCTGCTTTTGTGGGTGACGATCTGAATGACCTGCCACTGATCCGGGCCGCCGGATTCAGTGCAGTGCCTGCAAATGCCATGCAGTTGCTGAAGGAAAATGCTGCTTTAACACTTTCAAAAACAAGCGGCAACGGAGTCTTCAGGGAATTTTGCGAAGAAATAGCCAGAAAAAAGGGGATTTTTAACCAGGTTATTGATGAATACACCCGGAACATCACAAAGTTTAAATACTAA